In a single window of the Bacillus clarus genome:
- the brnQ1 gene encoding branched-chain amino acid transport system II carrier protein BrnQ1 yields the protein MKSLQKKEILLISLMLFSMFFGAGNLIFPPFLGYEAGEHVWIALLGFIISATGLPILGVIAIAKAGSFQTLASRVHASFAIIFPCIVYLFIGPGLGIPRAGSLAFEMGPGQLFPETGSVVLLLYTIIFFSIVYWLSLSPSKLMGLFGKVLTPLLLCMIALIFIKSMFTPVGDVKEPIGNYGQAPMFQGFLDGYLTMDALAALIFGIVIANALRAKGVQDDKGLAKYMSMAGIGAGLLLSLIYIILGYVGSVSGSLGKFDNGAKVLAQVMTTLFGQGGTVLLGIIFTVACLCVSIGLVTSSSQFFSSVFPKVSYKVWAFILSFISMVLANLGLTQILKVSVPILGFIYPIALTLIILGLFHKYIGKYVCIYPITIGIVALFSGIDVLNRNVLMEKWTPLLKNLPFYTEGVGWIVPALAGACLGIIISICTNKSK from the coding sequence ATGAAATCTTTGCAGAAAAAAGAAATTTTACTTATTAGTTTAATGCTATTCTCCATGTTCTTTGGTGCGGGTAATCTTATATTTCCGCCCTTTCTTGGATATGAAGCAGGGGAACATGTATGGATTGCGTTGTTAGGTTTTATTATATCAGCAACAGGCCTTCCGATATTAGGTGTAATTGCAATTGCGAAAGCTGGGAGCTTTCAAACGTTAGCAAGTAGAGTACATGCTTCGTTTGCAATTATTTTCCCTTGTATCGTGTATTTGTTTATCGGACCAGGGCTTGGGATACCACGCGCAGGAAGTTTAGCTTTTGAAATGGGACCAGGTCAATTGTTTCCGGAGACAGGGAGTGTAGTATTACTACTCTATACAATCATTTTCTTTAGCATCGTCTATTGGCTAAGTTTATCTCCATCTAAATTAATGGGGTTGTTTGGAAAAGTTTTAACGCCATTATTATTATGTATGATTGCACTTATTTTTATAAAGAGTATGTTTACTCCGGTAGGAGATGTGAAAGAGCCGATTGGAAACTATGGACAAGCTCCGATGTTTCAAGGATTTTTAGATGGTTATTTAACGATGGACGCACTAGCAGCTTTGATCTTTGGAATTGTTATTGCGAATGCCCTGCGTGCAAAAGGTGTACAAGATGACAAAGGCCTAGCGAAATATATGAGTATGGCCGGTATTGGAGCGGGGCTTTTATTGTCTCTTATTTATATCATTCTTGGATATGTCGGATCAGTTAGTGGATCACTTGGGAAGTTTGATAATGGAGCGAAAGTATTAGCACAAGTTATGACGACATTATTCGGACAAGGTGGTACGGTCTTATTAGGTATTATTTTCACTGTTGCTTGTCTTTGTGTTTCGATTGGACTTGTTACATCTAGCAGTCAATTTTTCTCGAGCGTGTTCCCGAAAGTGTCTTATAAAGTTTGGGCCTTTATATTAAGTTTTATTAGTATGGTTCTTGCTAATCTAGGGTTAACACAAATTTTAAAAGTATCAGTACCGATTCTTGGATTCATCTATCCGATTGCGTTAACGCTTATTATTTTAGGTTTGTTCCATAAATATATCGGTAAATATGTATGCATATATCCGATAACAATTGGCATCGTAGCTTTATTTAGTGGAATAGATGTTTTAAATCGTAATGTACTAATGGAGAAGTGGACACCATTGCTGAAAAACCTTCCTTTTTATACAGAAGGTGTAGGATGGATTGTGCCAGCTCTTGCAGGCGCATGTCTCGGTATAATTATTAGTATTTGTACAAATAAGAGTAAATAG
- a CDS encoding DUF2339 domain-containing protein, translated as MKQDLNKKIEALEIAIETIQEALSELKVQQREIEKTEQNLSKEKKEYNERIMDEKPKEIVVKKETIKESEVKQVDISAFKPEPFNIIKFCQTWLPRIFIGIMLLGVIWLFKAGVDAGLLTPAIRIVFGVALSVGLYYIGDIQIKQERQALGLVLAGGSITAIVLTTFAAHYLYDFLPASIAFVLNVIWVILGIYLAKRYQSEYLAIFVAVGAFFVPFLLNSTTPNSYIFFGYETILTISLLWYALKNRYKYLYMISYAVSALVTFVFFAIMSMLLGHLQVQLTFVYGLIHMMLFWHMLTDRYFIYQPRVTIFSANAIFFILAISKIPEFTTWGLVISAVVHGVMFALEYRKNTQSLFANLLFGFAMGSFSLAILYECSLVNAAIVLLLQGFLGIATSIKVKQEIKLYISAIVYAIGMVQTIFSPFDQFVSAAFVAHLILVGTFYYGMVKAKQMLVSFGKYVYSIALYGFMVIVFITITRVGEVFSTGGSVISVSVSLLWMVYALFAVWFGRNRNMDEVLYAGLVVLVVTVGKLFFLDLPEVSMMIRAVLFLIVGGIGIVISRMFFSKEKEK; from the coding sequence ATGAAGCAAGATTTAAATAAAAAAATAGAAGCACTAGAAATCGCAATTGAAACGATTCAAGAAGCGCTTTCTGAATTAAAAGTGCAACAAAGAGAAATCGAAAAAACTGAACAAAATCTTAGTAAAGAAAAGAAAGAATATAATGAACGAATAATGGATGAAAAGCCAAAAGAGATAGTTGTTAAAAAGGAAACTATAAAAGAATCCGAGGTAAAACAAGTAGATATATCTGCATTTAAACCCGAGCCATTTAATATTATAAAGTTTTGTCAAACATGGTTACCACGTATTTTCATAGGGATTATGTTGCTTGGAGTTATTTGGTTATTTAAAGCGGGAGTCGATGCTGGATTGTTAACACCAGCAATTCGGATTGTGTTCGGTGTGGCGCTATCTGTGGGCTTGTATTATATAGGGGATATACAAATAAAGCAGGAGCGTCAAGCGTTAGGATTAGTGTTAGCGGGAGGAAGTATTACAGCTATTGTGTTAACGACGTTTGCCGCACATTATTTATATGATTTCCTTCCTGCAAGTATCGCGTTTGTATTAAACGTTATATGGGTTATTTTAGGTATTTATCTTGCTAAAAGGTATCAATCGGAATACCTTGCTATATTTGTAGCAGTGGGAGCCTTTTTTGTTCCGTTTTTATTGAATAGTACAACACCTAATTCGTACATTTTCTTTGGATATGAAACGATATTAACAATTAGTCTGTTATGGTATGCACTGAAAAATCGTTATAAATATTTATATATGATATCGTATGCTGTTTCTGCACTTGTAACCTTTGTCTTCTTTGCAATTATGTCGATGTTACTAGGACATTTACAAGTACAATTAACGTTCGTTTATGGCTTAATTCACATGATGTTATTTTGGCATATGCTTACGGATAGATATTTTATATATCAACCACGAGTTACGATATTTAGTGCCAATGCAATTTTCTTTATATTAGCTATTTCAAAAATACCTGAGTTTACAACGTGGGGATTAGTAATCAGTGCAGTTGTACATGGTGTTATGTTCGCACTTGAATATAGGAAGAATACGCAGTCTCTATTTGCAAATCTTTTATTCGGTTTTGCGATGGGGTCATTTAGTTTAGCGATTTTATATGAGTGTAGTTTAGTAAATGCTGCAATCGTTTTACTGTTACAAGGATTCCTTGGTATTGCTACTTCTATTAAAGTGAAGCAAGAAATTAAATTGTATATAAGCGCTATCGTTTATGCGATCGGTATGGTGCAGACAATTTTCAGTCCGTTTGATCAATTTGTTTCAGCAGCTTTTGTCGCACACCTTATTTTAGTTGGGACATTTTATTATGGAATGGTAAAAGCGAAACAAATGTTAGTAAGCTTCGGTAAATATGTGTATTCTATAGCGTTATATGGATTTATGGTAATTGTATTTATTACTATTACTAGAGTTGGTGAAGTTTTTTCTACCGGCGGAAGCGTAATTAGTGTATCTGTATCGTTATTATGGATGGTATATGCGTTATTTGCGGTTTGGTTTGGACGGAATCGAAATATGGATGAAGTATTATATGCTGGTTTAGTCGTGTTAGTTGTAACGGTAGGGAAGTTATTCTTCCTCGATTTACCAGAAGTTTCAATGATGATCCGAGCAGTATTATTCTTAATTGTTGGTGGAATAGGAATTGTTATTTCGAGAATGTTTTTCTCAAAAGAAAAAGAGAAGTAA